The following are from one region of the Camelus dromedarius isolate mCamDro1 chromosome 16, mCamDro1.pat, whole genome shotgun sequence genome:
- the JUP gene encoding junction plakoglobin, which yields MEVMNLIEQPIKVTEWQQTYTYDSGIHSGANTCVPSVSSKGIMEEDEACGRQYTLKKTTTYTQAVPQSQGDLEYQMSTTARAKRVREAMCPGVTGEDSSLLLATQVEGQTTNLQRLAEPSQLLKSAIVHLINYQDDAELATRALPELTKLLNDEDPVVVTKAAMIVNQLSKKEASRRALMGSPQLVAAVVRTMQNTSDLDTARCTTSILHNLSHHREGLLAIFKSGGIPALVRMLSSPVESVLFYAITTLHNLLLYQEGAKMAVRLADGLQKMVPLLNKNNPKFLAITTDCLQLLAYGNQESKLIILANGGPQALVQIMRNYSYEKLLWTTSRVLKVLSVCSSNKPAIVEAGGMQALGKHLTSNSPRLVQNCLWTLRNLSDVATKQEGLESVLKILVNQLSVDDVNVLTCATGTLSNLTCNNSKNKTLVTQNSGVEALIHAILRAGDKDDITEPAVCALRHLTSRHPEAEMAQNSVRLNYGIPAIVKLLNQPNQWPLVKATIGLIRNLALCPANHAPLQEAAVIPRLVQLLVKAHQDAQRHVAAGTQQPYTDGVRMEEIVEGCTGALHILARDPMNRMEIFRLNTIPLFVQLLYSSVENIQRVAAGVLCELAQDKEAADAIDAEGASAPLMELLHSRNEGTATYAAAVLFRISEDKNPDYRKRVSVELTNSLFKHDPAAWEAAQSMIPINEPYADDMDATYRPMYSSDVPLDPLEMHMDMDGDYPIDTYSDGLRPPYPTADHMLA from the exons ATGGAGGTGATGAACCTGATTGAACAACCCATCAAGGTGACTGAGTGGCAACAGACGTACACCTATGACTCGGGCATCCACTCAGGGGCCAACACCTGCGTGCCCTCGGTCAGCAGCAAGGGCATCATGGAGGAGGACGAGGCCTGCGGGCGCCAGTACACACTCAAGAAGACCACCACCTACACCCAGGCGGTGCCCCAGAGCCAAG GTGACTTGGAGTACCAGATGTCCACAACGGCCAGAGCTAAGCGGGTGCGGGAGGCCATGTGTCCTGGTGTGACAGGAGAAGACAGCTCGCTGCTGCTGGCCACTCAGGTGGAGGGGCAGACCACCAACCTGCAGCGGCTGGCCGAGCCATCCCAGCTGCTCAAGTCAGCCATTGTACATCTCATCAACTACCAGGACGACGCTGAACTGGCCACCCGGGCCCTGCCCGAGCTCACCAAACTGCTCAATGATGAGGACCCG GTAGTGGTGACCAAGGCGGCCATGATTGTGAACCAGCTGTCGAAGAAGGAGGCGTCTCGGCGGGCGCTGATGGGCTCACCCCAGCTGGTGGCGGCTGTCGTGCGCACCATGCAGAACACCAGTGACTTGGACACGGCCCGCTGCACCACCAGCATCCTGCACAACCTCTCCCATCACCGTGAGGGGCTCCTTGCCATCTTCAAGTCAGGCGGCATCCCTGCCCTGGTCCGCATGCTCAG CTCCCCTGTGGAGTCTGTCCTGTTCTACGCCATCACCACGCTGCACAACCTGCTGCTCTACCAGGAGGGCGCCAAGATGGCGGTGCGCCTGGCGGATGGGCTGCAAAAGATGGTGCCCCTGCTCAACAAGAACAACCCCAAGTTCCTGGCCATCACCACCGACTGCCTGCAGCTCCTGGCCTATGGCAACCAGGAGAGCAAG ctcATCATCCTGGCCAATGGAGGACCCCAGGCCCTTGTGCAGATTATGCGCAACTACAGTTATGAGAAGCTGCTCTGGACCACCAGCCGTGTGCTCAAGGTGCTGTCTGTGTGTTCCAGCAATAAGCCCGCCATTGTGGAGGCTG GTGGGATGCAGGCCCTGGGCAAACACCTGACCAGCAACAGCCCCCGCCTGGTGCAGAACTGCCTCTGGACCCTGCGTAACCTCTCGGATGTGGCCACCAAGCAG GAGGGCCTGGAGAGCGTGCTGAAGATCCTGGTGAACCAGCTGAGCGTGGACGACGTCAACGTCCTCACCTGCGCCACGGGTACTCTGTCCAACCTGACGTGTAACAACAGCAAGAACAAGACGCTGGTGACGCAGAACAGCGGCGTGGAGGCGCTCATCCATGCCATCCTGCGCGCGGGCGACAAGGACGACATCACAGAGCCCGCTGTCTGTGCCCTGCGCCACCTCACCAGCCGCCACCCCGAGGCAGAGATGGCCCAGAACTCTGTGCGCCTCAACTACGGCATCCCAGCCATCGTGAAGCTGCTTAACCAGCCCAACCAGTGGCCACTGGTCAAG GCAACCATCGGCCTGATCCGGAATCTGGCCCTGTGCCCAGCCAACCATGCCCCACTGCAGGAGGCAGCGGTCATTCCCCGCCTTGTCCAGCTGCTGGTCAAGGCCCACCAGGATGCCCAGCGCCACGTGGCTGCAGGCACCCAGCAGCCCTACACG GATGGCGTGAGGATGGAGGAGATCGTGGAGGGCTGCACTGGAGCCCTGCACATCCTTGCCCGGGATCCCATGAACCGCATGGAGATCTTCCGACTTAACACCATCCCCCTGTTTGTGCAG ctcctgtaCTCCTCGGTGGAGAACATCCAGCGTGTAGCTGCTGGGGTGCTGTGTGAGCTGGCCCAGGACAAGGAGGCAGCCGACGCCATTGATGCTGAGGGGGCCTCAGCCCCACTCATGGAGCTCCTGCACTCCCGCAACGAGGGCACCG CCACCTACGCTGCTGCTGTCCTGTTCCGCATCTCCGAGGACAAGAACCCAGATTACCGTAAGCGTGTGTCTGTGGAGCTCACCAACTCCCTCTTCAAGCACGACCCTGCCGCCTGGGAGGCT GCCCAGAGCATGATCCCCATCAATGAACCCTATGCAGATG acATGGATGCCACCTACCGCCCCATGTACTCGAGTGATGTGCCCCTGGACCCCCTGGAGATGCACATGGACATGGACGGGGACTATCCCATCGACACCTACAGCGACGGCCTCCGGCCCCCCTACCCCACTGCGGACCACATGCTGGCCTAG